In one Benincasa hispida cultivar B227 unplaced genomic scaffold, ASM972705v1 Contig446, whole genome shotgun sequence genomic region, the following are encoded:
- the LOC120069506 gene encoding transcription factor bHLH111 isoform X2 — protein sequence MAEECTESSVATSNSTPQNWWDINHNQHHHHPSLSYNSHWLLQNPNSNSSCEDDSSFTNASNHSSLTSNHLLHHPSDHNHHWTQVLLNIGNDVELQSNEEDIEANFLETISSRSMSTAGIFEPTACSDYLKKMDTTNNNNWDDTFQTFTNNNNNNNNGLLTTSHTHMLQNERFLKLSNLVNTWSIALPRQDAQLRHLMEDQHDHLRATTVPTHEVLEPDGTVPDPGLDPFDSSIPRRSIHNQNYGDYISFNGRLAKSVVGINGWSNNPCFKSSLNLSADSKKQIHQISSPIQQPKVKIGDRITALQQIVSPFGKTDTASVLTETIGYIKFLQEQVQLLSNPYMKTNSYKDPWQSLERKEGKGEGKFDLRSRGLCLVPISCTPQVYRENTGSDYWTPYRGCFYR from the exons atggcaGAGGAGTGCACCGAAAGCTCTGTTGCGACCTCAAATTCAACACCACAAAACTGGTGGGAtattaaccataatcaacatcATCACCATCCTTCGCTTTCTTATAATTCACATTGGCTTCTCCAAAACCCTAATTCTAATTCCTCTTGTGAAGACGATTCTTCCTTTACCAACGCTTCCAATCACTCTTCACTCACCTCTAATCACCTTCTTCATCATCCTTCTGATCATAATCACCACTGGACCCAAGTTTTGTT gAACATAGGAAACGATGTGGAATTACAAAGCAACGAAGAAGATATAGAAGCGAATTTTCTTGAGACAATATCCTCAAGAAGCATGTCCACCGCCGGAATCTTCGAACCCACCGCATGTAGCGATTACCTTAAAAAAATGGACacaacaaacaacaacaattgGGATGACACTTTTCAAACCTTcaccaataacaacaacaataacaataacgGACTTCTTACAACGTCCCACACTCACATGCTCCAAAATGAGAGGTTTTTGAAGCTTTCAAATCTTGTAAACACGTGGTCCATTGCTCTTCCGAGACAAGATGCACAACTACGACACTTGATGGAAGACCAACACGACCATCTCCGAGCTACAACTGTACCAACCCATGAGGTGCTCGAGCCAGATGGGACCGTGCCCGACCCTGGACTCGACCCATTTGATTCGAGCATACCTAGAAGGTCGATTCATAATCAAAATTATGGGgattatatttcatttaatgGACGACTGGCTAAATCGGTGGTTGGTATCAATGGTTGGAGTAATAATCCTTGTTTCAAGTCGTCATTGAATTTGTCTGCTGATAGTAAGAAGCAGATTCACCAAATTTCTTCGCCG ATACAACAACCAAAGGTCAAAATTGGAGACAGGATAACGGCCCTTCAGCAAATTGTGTCGCCatttggaaag ACTGATACGGCGTCGGTTCTAACTGAAACCATTGGATACATAAAGTTTCTACAAGAGCAAGTCCAG CTACTGAGCAATCCATACATGAAGACGAATTCTTATAAG GATCCATGGCAAAGcttggagagaaaagaaggtAAAGGGGAAGGAAAATTTGACCTAAGGAGCAGAGGGCTTTGTTTAGTTCCAATTTCATGTACTCCCCAAGTCTATAGAGAGAACACAGGATCTGACTATTGGACACCTTACAGAGGTTGTTTCTATAGatag
- the LOC120069506 gene encoding transcription factor bHLH111 isoform X1, producing MAEECTESSVATSNSTPQNWWDINHNQHHHHPSLSYNSHWLLQNPNSNSSCEDDSSFTNASNHSSLTSNHLLHHPSDHNHHWTQVLLNIGNDVELQSNEEDIEANFLETISSRSMSTAGIFEPTACSDYLKKMDTTNNNNWDDTFQTFTNNNNNNNNGLLTTSHTHMLQNERFLKLSNLVNTWSIALPRQDAQLRHLMEDQHDHLRATTVPTHEVLEPDGTVPDPGLDPFDSSIPRRSIHNQNYGDYISFNGRLAKSVVGINGWSNNPCFKSSLNLSADSKKQIHQISSPTRISGRGSGVLSEGKKKRSEESSETSTKKAKQDNSTPASNKIQQPKVKIGDRITALQQIVSPFGKTDTASVLTETIGYIKFLQEQVQLLSNPYMKTNSYKDPWQSLERKEGKGEGKFDLRSRGLCLVPISCTPQVYRENTGSDYWTPYRGCFYR from the exons atggcaGAGGAGTGCACCGAAAGCTCTGTTGCGACCTCAAATTCAACACCACAAAACTGGTGGGAtattaaccataatcaacatcATCACCATCCTTCGCTTTCTTATAATTCACATTGGCTTCTCCAAAACCCTAATTCTAATTCCTCTTGTGAAGACGATTCTTCCTTTACCAACGCTTCCAATCACTCTTCACTCACCTCTAATCACCTTCTTCATCATCCTTCTGATCATAATCACCACTGGACCCAAGTTTTGTT gAACATAGGAAACGATGTGGAATTACAAAGCAACGAAGAAGATATAGAAGCGAATTTTCTTGAGACAATATCCTCAAGAAGCATGTCCACCGCCGGAATCTTCGAACCCACCGCATGTAGCGATTACCTTAAAAAAATGGACacaacaaacaacaacaattgGGATGACACTTTTCAAACCTTcaccaataacaacaacaataacaataacgGACTTCTTACAACGTCCCACACTCACATGCTCCAAAATGAGAGGTTTTTGAAGCTTTCAAATCTTGTAAACACGTGGTCCATTGCTCTTCCGAGACAAGATGCACAACTACGACACTTGATGGAAGACCAACACGACCATCTCCGAGCTACAACTGTACCAACCCATGAGGTGCTCGAGCCAGATGGGACCGTGCCCGACCCTGGACTCGACCCATTTGATTCGAGCATACCTAGAAGGTCGATTCATAATCAAAATTATGGGgattatatttcatttaatgGACGACTGGCTAAATCGGTGGTTGGTATCAATGGTTGGAGTAATAATCCTTGTTTCAAGTCGTCATTGAATTTGTCTGCTGATAGTAAGAAGCAGATTCACCAAATTTCTTCGCCG ACAAGAATTAGTGGACGAGGAAGTGGAGTTTTGAgcgaagggaagaagaaaaggtCCGAAGAATCTTCTGAAACTTCCACCAAAAAGGCTAAGCAAGATAATTCAACTCCAGCATCTAATAAG ATACAACAACCAAAGGTCAAAATTGGAGACAGGATAACGGCCCTTCAGCAAATTGTGTCGCCatttggaaag ACTGATACGGCGTCGGTTCTAACTGAAACCATTGGATACATAAAGTTTCTACAAGAGCAAGTCCAG CTACTGAGCAATCCATACATGAAGACGAATTCTTATAAG GATCCATGGCAAAGcttggagagaaaagaaggtAAAGGGGAAGGAAAATTTGACCTAAGGAGCAGAGGGCTTTGTTTAGTTCCAATTTCATGTACTCCCCAAGTCTATAGAGAGAACACAGGATCTGACTATTGGACACCTTACAGAGGTTGTTTCTATAGatag